From Alosa sapidissima isolate fAloSap1 chromosome 2, fAloSap1.pri, whole genome shotgun sequence, one genomic window encodes:
- the gja3 gene encoding gap junction alpha-3 protein, producing the protein MGDWSFLGRLLENAQEHSTVIGKVWLTVLFIFRILVLGAAAEEVWGDEQSDFTCNTQQPGCENVCYDEAFPISHIRFWVLQIIFVSTPTLIYLGHVLHIVRMEEKRKEKEEELRKASRLTEEKELLYRNGGGGGEVSGRGGGGGGGKKEKPPIRDEHGKIRIRGALLRTYVFNIIFKTLFEVGFILGQYFLYGFQLRPLYKCARWPCPNTVDCFISRPTEKTIFIIFMLVVACVSLLLNLLEIYHLGWKKVKQGMINEFAPGHNLLRLGEGGEPEPMSSGPRTAPPTLSYPPTYTDVTAGNAAFLQPVAPPPPSADYKMDPLQEDLREPSPFYMSNNNNHRLAAEQNWANLATEQQTREMKATSPSPSSTSSSSICTADRQRPPKEVATLPTTSPSLSSSGGSLSDGKSEPEEGHIITTVEMHEPPLMFTDPRRLSRASKTSSVRARPNDLAV; encoded by the coding sequence ATGGGTGACTGGAGTTTTCTGGGGCGGCTGTTGGAGAATGCCCAGGAACACTCGACGGTGATCGGCAAGGTCTGGCTGACTGTCCTCTTCATCTTTAGGATCCTGGTTCTGGGCGCGGCGGCGGAGGAGGTGTGGGGCGACGAGCAGTCGGACTTCACCTGCAACACCCAGCAGCCCGGTTGCGAGAACGTCTGCTACGATGAGGCCTTCCCCATCTCGCACATCCGCTTCTGGGTGCTGCAGATCATCTTCGTGTCCACGCCCACGCTCATCTACCTGGGCCACGTCCTGCACATCGTTCGCATGGAGGAGAAGCgcaaagagaaggaggaggagctgcGCAAGGCCAGCAGACTCACGGAGGAGAAAGAACTCCTTTACAGAAacggtggtgggggaggggaggtcaGCGGCAGGGGTGGCGGCGGTGGAGGCGGGAAAAAGGAGAAGCCACCAATCAGAGACGAGCATGGGAAAATCCGTATCCGGGGAGCGCTGTTGCGCACCTACGTGTTCAACATCATATTCAAAACCCTGTTTGAGGTGGGGTTCATTTTAGGGCAATATTTCCTCTATGGTTTTCAACTGCGGCCCCTGTACAAGTGTGCGCGGTGGCCTTGCCCGAACACCGTGGACTGCTTCATCTCCAGACCCACGGAAAAGACCATCTTCATCATATTTATGCTTGTGGTGGCTTGCGTGTCCCTTTTGCTGAATTTGTTAGAGATTTATCACCTCGGATGGAAGAAAGTCAAGCAAGGCATGATTAACGAGTTCGCGCCCGGCCACAACTTGCTGCGACTCGGCGAGGGCGGCGAGCCCGAGCCCATGAGCTCGGGTCCCAGAACTGCTCCTCCCACCCTCAGCTACCCGCCGACCTACACGGACGTGACGGCGGGCAACGCGGCCTTCCTCCAGCCGGTGGCGCCGCCGCCGCCCTCGGCCGACTACAAGATGGATCCTCTCCAAGAGGACCTGCGCGAGCCCTCGCCCTTCTACatgagcaacaacaacaaccacaggcTGGCGGCCGAACAGAACTGGGCCAACCTGGCTACCGAGCAGCAGACTCGGGAGATGAAGGCCACCTCCCCATCCccctcctccacttcctcctcctccatctgcaCTGCTGACCGCCAGCGGCCGCCCAAAGAGGTCGCCACCCTGCCCACCACCAGCCCCAGCTTGAGCAGCAGCGGAGGCAGCTTGAGCGACGGCAAGAGCGAGCCCGAGGAGGGCCACATCATCACCACGGTGGAGATGCACGAGCCGCCACTCATGTTCACAGACCCACGGCGGCTTAGCAGAGCCAGCAAGACCAGCAGCGTTAGAGCCAGGCCCAACGACCTGGCGGTTTAG
- the gjb8 gene encoding gap junction protein beta 8 yields MSWGALYAQLGGVNKHSTSLGKIWLSVLFIFRITILVLAAESVWGDEQSDFTCNTQQPGCKNVCYDHFFPVSHIRLWCLQLIFVSTPAFLVTMHVAYRKRGAKKDLIATRGDKPNEDDLESLKRRRLPITGPLWWTYTCSLFFRLIFEGGFMYALYYVYGGFHMPRLVKCEQWPCPNKVDCFMSRPTEKTVFTIFMVGSSAICMILNLAELAYLIAKALIRCSARMQRKKHAYTHPENATKDKAYLQNKKNEMLLSSSTDSSTGKAV; encoded by the coding sequence ATGAGCTGGGGGGCGTTGTATGCCCAGCTGGGTGGCGTGAACAAGCACTCCACCAGCCTTGGCAAGATCTGGCTGTCCGTCCTCTTCATCTTCCGCATCACCATCCTAGTACTGGCTGCCGAGAGCGTCTGGGGCGACGAGCAGTCCGACTTCACCTGCAACACACAGCAGCCCGGCTGCAAGAACGTCTGCTATGACCACTTCTTCCCGGTCTCGCACATCCGCCTCTGGTGTCTGCAGCTCATCTTCGTGTCCACTCCGGCGTTCCTGGTGACCATGCACGTGGCCTACCGCAAGCGAGGGGCCAAGAAGGACCTCATCGCCACGCGAGGAGATAAGCCTAACGAAGACGACCTCGAGAGTCTCAAGAGGCGGCGGCTGCCCATCACTGGCCCCTTGTGgtggacgtacacctgcagccTGTTCTTCCGTCTGATCTTCGAGGGCGGCTTCATGTACGCCCTCTACTACGTCTACGGCGGCTTCCACATGCCCAGGCTGGTCAAGTGTGAGCAGTGGCCTTGCCCCAATAAGGTGGACTGCTTCATGTCCCGCCCCACGGAGAAGACGGTGTTCACCATCTTCATGGTGGGCTCCTCGGCCATCTGTATGATTCTTAATCTCGCTGAGCTGGCCTACCTGATCGCCAAGGCCCTGATACGATGCTCGGCGCGGATGCAGAGGAAGAAGCACGCCTACACTCACCCAGAAAATGCAACCAAGGACAAGGCTTACTTGCAGAACAAAAAGAATGAGATGTTACTGTCGTCCTCTACGGACTCCAGCACTGGCAAGGCGGTGTGA